Within the Leptospira johnsonii genome, the region AAGTTTAGAAGGAGGTGTGACTAGTTTTGTTCCTCCTCCGGAGCCTATTACGAGAATATCATACTTTTTCATGCGGTTAATTCAATGGAGAACGAGATGCTTCTATAGGAAAAGGATTCTTTTGGAGAGAGTCTCAGATAAATCTCAAAAATTTACAGAGTATTCTCTCTTACATACAAAATATTAGATATTGTTTGTACTGGATTCGGAAAAATAAAAAGAAGATATTAGTAACTTCTACCATTTATCCCGCAAAGATCGCAACGCAATGAACAGGGTTTGAGGGTCAGAAGCCAAGGTGAGGTTTTTCATTTTATTTCGTATACCGGAGACCAGATTTTCTTTTGGGTCAAACACAAGGAAGAATGGATTGAATGTTCTTTCTTCCGAAAAGTTCGTGGTCCAAAATTCTTGGTCTTCTTTTAGTTTCTCCGCCTTGGACAATGCTTGGGCGGCGGCTTGATTTTTAGGGTCAATAGAAAGACTGAATTTTAGATTGTTTTTGAGGTAATCGTGACCTGGATACAATCTAACGTTTCCTGGAAGATCTTTGAATTCCTTTAAGACAGTTTCATATAGTGTTTTAGGATCTCCGCCTCGGGTGCAATTTCCTACACCTGAATTGAAGATCGTATCTCCCGTAAATGCCGCGTAAGGAGCTCCATTTTCTATCTGCAAAAGACAAACATGCGCAAAAGTATGGCCGGGAGTATAAATCACTTTTAGATAAGAATTCCCATCCGGACTATGTAAAATTTTTTCTCCTTCTTCTAAAGCGTGAGAAGCATGAGGGATTTTTCCGAGCCCCGCAGGATGAGATAATACTTTAGCCCCGTATTTGGAAACAAGTCCATCGTTTCCGCACGTATGATCATTATGCTCGTGAGTGTTTAGGATATAGTCCAGACCCCAGGACTTATTCTCCAAAACTTGGGAAATTTGATCCGGATCGTAAGGATCTATAGAGAGAGTTTTATTTGAATTCGGTTCTCTGACTAGGTAGGTAAAATTTCGGAGAGGACTATCCGTGTAATACTTAAGAACTTCCAACATAGGTTATAGAAAACGACAGAAGCTGGTTTTATTGGATAATGTCTAGGTGTTTGTCTAGATTAGCGATCCTTAAAATAGTCATCACATCTCTGCTCAGATTTCTAAGTTTCAGATGTCCATGTCTTTCAGTGACGTATTTTTGGGTATTGAAGATGGCACCAATCCCGGAAGAGTCTAAGTATACGTCCCCTTCGAAGTCTAGGATAATATCCTTATGACCCTCGTCAAACTGGCGAATGATGAGTTCTTTTAACGCAAATGCGTTCTTTAGGCTTACATTCCCTTGGATCTTAACTACGCAAGACCCCTCTTCTAGGGATACATCTGTTTGAAAACCTTCCAATGAGTGGCTCCGATCTCTATTTCTCTGACTATCCTCGGGTTAAGAAAACAACGGATCTTCTCAGAAAACTGAGAATAAATTTCCAAACCGGGAGGGAACCCGAGCCAATAGACTAATTTGTGGCAAAGCGGAGGTAAACTCTTTTTTAGAACAAAAAGGGATCTAAATCTATTTCAAATAAAATAAGAAATAGCTCGCAAAAACTACTGATTCGGTAAAACTAAGTGCTCGATTTTGTAGCGGAACTTAAGGTTTCGGACGATATTTAAAACTGTATGCGGATCAAATTCTGGGGAGTGCGGGGCTCCATTTCTTCCCCCGTTCAGGGCGACCTGATTCGATCTAAAATTCTGAGGATCCTTAGCTTGGCGTCTCCGTCCGACCTGCAAAGTCCGGAGGCTATCGAAGATTTTTTGGACTCCTTGGCACTCTCCAACTGGAGCACGTACGGTGGAAATACTACCTGCATAGAGATCCGGGACAAGGAAGATAAACTTGTTATTATAGACGGAGGTACAGGACTCCGAGAACTGGGAAACTCCATCTTACACGAGGGCTACGGTGTCGGTAAGGGAAAGGCGATTTGGATCTTCACCCATACTCATTGGGACCATATCCAAGGGATTCCTTTCTTTGTTCCTTTGTATACTCCAGGGAATAAATTCGAGTTCGTAAGTTCGGTAGAAAATCTCGAAGAAAGATTGAGATACCAACATACATTCACACATTTTCCAGTTCCTTTCGACGGTTTCCAAGCAGAGAAAGCATTCCGACATGTTCCAGAGGGAAGGGCCTTCCGAGTCACGGATTCAATCACCGCAATCTCTAAAGCGGTCCGCCATCCGGGTGGAAGTTTTTCCTATAGGTTTGAAGAAGACGGTAAGGCACTTATCTTTGCCTCGGATGCGGAATTCAATTTGGACGAGATGGAAAATATCGAAGATTATCTGAACTATTTCAGAGGTGCAGACGTTCTGGTATTCGATACCCAGTATACTTTCGAAGAGTCTTTACAGAAAATCGATTGGGGGCATAGCACCGCTTCCATGGCGACAGACATAGCTCTTAGAGCGAATGTTAAAAAATTAGTAATGTTTCACCATGATCCTTCTTATGATGATGAAAAATTGGATGCAGTGTATCTGCGTGCGATTAAATACAAAGAAATGTTTGATCCTGACAACCAATTAGAGATCATCATGGCAAGAGAAGGTCTGGAAATCCAAATTTAATCTTTAATTCAATCGATCAGGGAGAAGTCGAATGAGTGAATATATCATCGGAATAG harbors:
- a CDS encoding hydroxyacylglutathione hydrolase: MLEVLKYYTDSPLRNFTYLVREPNSNKTLSIDPYDPDQISQVLENKSWGLDYILNTHEHNDHTCGNDGLVSKYGAKVLSHPAGLGKIPHASHALEEGEKILHSPDGNSYLKVIYTPGHTFAHVCLLQIENGAPYAAFTGDTIFNSGVGNCTRGGDPKTLYETVLKEFKDLPGNVRLYPGHDYLKNNLKFSLSIDPKNQAAAQALSKAEKLKEDQEFWTTNFSEERTFNPFFLVFDPKENLVSGIRNKMKNLTLASDPQTLFIALRSLRDKW
- a CDS encoding STAS domain-containing protein → MEGFQTDVSLEEGSCVVKIQGNVSLKNAFALKELIIRQFDEGHKDIILDFEGDVYLDSSGIGAIFNTQKYVTERHGHLKLRNLSRDVMTILRIANLDKHLDIIQ
- a CDS encoding MBL fold metallo-hydrolase, with product MRIKFWGVRGSISSPVQGDLIRSKILRILSLASPSDLQSPEAIEDFLDSLALSNWSTYGGNTTCIEIRDKEDKLVIIDGGTGLRELGNSILHEGYGVGKGKAIWIFTHTHWDHIQGIPFFVPLYTPGNKFEFVSSVENLEERLRYQHTFTHFPVPFDGFQAEKAFRHVPEGRAFRVTDSITAISKAVRHPGGSFSYRFEEDGKALIFASDAEFNLDEMENIEDYLNYFRGADVLVFDTQYTFEESLQKIDWGHSTASMATDIALRANVKKLVMFHHDPSYDDEKLDAVYLRAIKYKEMFDPDNQLEIIMAREGLEIQI